The following coding sequences are from one Selenomonas sputigena ATCC 35185 window:
- the ruvB gene encoding Holliday junction branch migration DNA helicase RuvB, with translation MEGRIIAQDERTEDTWQYSLRPRKLAEYIGQKKAKENLKVFVQAALNRGEALDHVLLYGPPGLGKTTLAGIIANELGVNFRITSGPAIERSGDLAALLTNLGERDVLFIDEIHRLSRSVEEVLYSAMEDFALDIIIGKGPSARSIRLDIAPFTLVGATTKAGALAAPLRDRFGVISRLEYYEPSELMHIIERAAEILQISIERSGAEKIARRSRGTPRVANRLLKRVRDFAQVEGAAAITAAIADAALDRLEVDRIGLDHTDRRMLLTMIQKFAGGPVGLETLAAAISEESDTIEGVYEPYLLQLGFINRTPRGRIVTRAAYEHLGVPYVGEGK, from the coding sequence ATGGAAGGGCGCATCATTGCGCAGGACGAACGGACAGAGGACACGTGGCAGTACAGCCTGCGCCCGCGAAAGCTCGCTGAGTACATCGGGCAGAAGAAGGCAAAGGAAAATCTCAAGGTCTTCGTGCAGGCGGCATTGAATCGCGGTGAGGCGCTCGACCATGTGCTGCTCTATGGACCGCCCGGCCTCGGCAAGACGACGCTCGCGGGTATCATCGCCAACGAGCTGGGCGTGAACTTCCGCATCACATCGGGACCTGCCATCGAGCGCTCAGGCGATCTCGCGGCGCTCCTGACGAATCTCGGCGAGCGCGATGTGCTCTTCATTGATGAGATACACAGGCTTTCCAGAAGTGTCGAGGAGGTGCTGTACTCGGCGATGGAGGACTTCGCGCTCGATATCATCATCGGCAAGGGGCCGAGTGCACGCTCCATCCGCCTTGACATCGCGCCATTCACACTGGTCGGCGCGACGACGAAGGCAGGGGCGCTTGCCGCTCCTCTGCGCGATCGCTTCGGCGTGATCTCACGTCTGGAGTATTACGAGCCGTCCGAACTCATGCATATCATCGAGCGCGCGGCTGAGATCCTGCAGATTTCCATCGAAAGGAGCGGGGCGGAGAAGATCGCACGCCGTTCGCGCGGCACGCCGCGCGTCGCGAACCGCTTGCTGAAGCGCGTGCGCGATTTCGCACAGGTCGAAGGAGCCGCGGCGATCACCGCTGCAATCGCCGATGCGGCTCTCGATCGACTGGAAGTCGACCGTATCGGTCTCGACCATACGGATCGCCGCATGCTTTTGACGATGATTCAAAAGTTCGCGGGAGGCCCTGTGGGACTCGAAACCCTGGCAGCCGCCATCAGCGAGGAGAGCGACACGATCGAGGGCGTCTACGAACCTTATCTCCTGCAGCTCGGCTTCATCAACCGCACGCCGCGCGGCCGTATCGTAACGCGCGCCGCCTATGAGCATCTCGGCGTGCCCTATGTGGGGGAAGGAAAATGA
- a CDS encoding epoxyqueuosine reductase QueH, whose translation MSLKLLLHMCCGPCSCYPVKKLRQDGIEPVGYFFNPNIHPYKEWDMRLKTAKEFAAKVELEIRTDENYMLRDFLQRALLAERLPNGRCRMCYTWRLGEAARYASENGFEAFTSTLFYSIHQQHDLMRETAEFFARKYDIEFYYEDFRPGWQEGIDISHELELYRQPYCGCIFSEEERYSKAIRKERKKQAKARKLALQMQEQEIEAAQAAE comes from the coding sequence ATGAGCTTAAAACTTTTGCTCCATATGTGCTGCGGGCCATGCTCGTGCTATCCTGTCAAGAAACTTCGGCAGGACGGCATTGAGCCTGTCGGCTACTTCTTCAATCCCAATATCCACCCGTACAAGGAGTGGGATATGCGTCTGAAGACAGCGAAGGAATTTGCCGCCAAGGTGGAGCTGGAAATACGGACGGACGAAAATTACATGCTGCGCGACTTCTTGCAGCGTGCGCTCTTAGCCGAGCGTCTGCCCAACGGCCGCTGCCGCATGTGCTATACATGGCGTTTGGGAGAGGCGGCGCGCTATGCGAGCGAGAATGGCTTTGAGGCATTTACGAGCACGCTTTTCTACAGCATTCATCAGCAGCATGATCTCATGCGCGAAACAGCGGAGTTCTTCGCTCGCAAATACGACATCGAATTTTATTACGAAGACTTCCGCCCGGGCTGGCAGGAAGGAATCGACATCAGTCACGAGTTGGAACTCTACCGTCAGCCGTACTGCGGCTGCATCTTCAGCGAAGAGGAGCGCTACAGCAAAGCGATCCGCAAGGAAAGGAAGAAGCAGGCAAAAGCGAGGAAGCTGGCGCTGCAGATGCAGGAGCAGGAGATAGAGGCAGCTCAAGCCGCAGAATGA
- a CDS encoding DUF871 domain-containing protein → MQTGISIYPGLDNTPKENLQLIESAAKLGITRIFTSLHIPETDHSALKEEFSTIVQAARSHDMEIISDISPETLELLGMRHFSLSAFQFMGIHTLRIDYGYGAARVAELSRNTQNMRIQLNASTITGKFLTDLLQENANFDNIDALHNFYPREGTGLAEATLVRKTAMLHKAGISVGAFVPCHFRRRSPLRCGLPTLEMHRDFPLSLAARHLAAIGMDSIFIGDSLPSQGELETLAVIKENCVTMRAELSLHEPVQEDLLAHVFTARLDEARDAVRAQESRALLKEMGKDILPQNQKMRPYGAITLDNKDYGRYMGELQIIKHPQPADARVNVAALIPEEEQFLINYIIPGKKFSFHLDDE, encoded by the coding sequence ATGCAGACAGGAATCTCCATTTATCCCGGCCTTGACAACACCCCGAAAGAAAATCTTCAACTCATTGAGTCTGCCGCCAAACTTGGCATCACGCGCATATTCACCTCCTTGCATATCCCAGAGACGGATCACAGCGCTCTCAAGGAGGAATTCAGCACCATTGTGCAGGCGGCCCGCAGTCACGACATGGAGATCATCTCCGACATCTCGCCTGAGACGCTCGAACTTCTCGGCATGCGCCACTTCTCTCTCTCAGCATTCCAATTCATGGGCATCCATACCCTGCGCATCGACTACGGTTACGGTGCTGCCCGCGTCGCTGAGCTGAGCCGCAACACCCAGAACATGCGCATCCAGCTCAACGCTTCGACGATCACGGGCAAGTTCCTCACGGATCTCCTGCAGGAGAATGCGAACTTCGACAACATCGACGCGCTGCACAATTTCTACCCACGCGAAGGAACGGGGCTTGCCGAGGCGACGCTCGTGCGCAAGACGGCGATGCTGCACAAGGCGGGCATCTCAGTCGGCGCTTTCGTGCCGTGTCATTTCCGCCGGCGCTCGCCGCTTCGCTGCGGCCTGCCGACGCTCGAAATGCACCGTGACTTCCCGCTTTCCCTCGCCGCGCGGCATCTCGCCGCCATCGGCATGGATTCGATCTTCATCGGCGACTCCCTGCCGTCGCAAGGGGAGCTTGAAACGCTCGCCGTCATCAAGGAGAACTGCGTGACCATGCGCGCCGAGCTTTCGCTGCACGAGCCCGTGCAGGAGGATCTTCTCGCTCACGTCTTCACCGCAAGGCTCGACGAGGCGCGTGATGCCGTGCGTGCTCAAGAGAGCCGCGCCCTGCTCAAGGAGATGGGGAAAGACATCCTGCCGCAAAACCAAAAGATGCGCCCCTATGGCGCCATTACGCTTGATAACAAGGACTACGGCAGGTACATGGGCGAACTGCAGATCATCAAGCACCCGCAGCCCGCCGATGCCCGCGTCAACGTCGCGGCGCTCATTCCCGAGGAGGAGCAGTTCCTCATCAACTACATCATTCCCGGCAAGAAGTTCTCCTTTCATCTCGATGATGAATAG
- a CDS encoding PTS transporter subunit EIIC, translating into MKAEALAKEILRLVGPAANICKAANCMTRLRLELKEQMPDLTQKLQALDGVLGTHTSGRELQIILGPGRAASVTACFKELLEQEAAAATTEMPSADTAAGSDAADAPSVRQAAQNSAVGDGKALHEAIRKKNATPAKLFLKRIANIFIPLIPAFIACGIITGLLNVALKTFPALAATPYAALLGLMGNAVFFGMNILVGVNAAKEFGGSPMLGGTLAVILSHPGLAAISLDGFSFVPGRGGIIAVLLVTALAAWLEKKLHRHVPEMLDLFLTPLLVLLIAGLAALFILQPLGGVLSEWVGQAATAAIDKGGALTGFVLGAAWLPMVMLGVHQALTPIHAELLSRYGVTILLPVLAMAGAGQVGAALCVYCRTRSAFLRKTVATALPVGVLGIGEPLIYGVTLPLGRPFLGACIGGAFGGAVQAAFMVGAAAMGISGLPLAAVTDKVAIYLIGLLTAYAAGFLATWLLGFQDPEEPSN; encoded by the coding sequence ATGAAAGCCGAAGCGCTTGCAAAGGAAATCCTCCGACTCGTCGGACCTGCCGCCAATATCTGCAAGGCGGCGAACTGCATGACGCGCCTGCGCCTTGAGCTCAAAGAGCAAATGCCCGATCTCACGCAAAAGCTCCAAGCGCTCGACGGCGTATTGGGCACGCATACGAGCGGGAGAGAGCTGCAGATCATCCTCGGTCCCGGCCGCGCCGCCTCCGTGACAGCGTGCTTCAAGGAATTGCTTGAACAAGAAGCTGCAGCCGCGACGACAGAAATGCCGTCTGCGGACACCGCTGCCGGAAGCGATGCTGCAGATGCGCCGTCCGTACGTCAGGCCGCACAAAACTCTGCTGTCGGCGACGGCAAAGCACTGCATGAAGCCATACGGAAGAAGAATGCAACGCCCGCCAAGCTTTTCTTGAAGCGCATCGCCAACATCTTCATCCCGCTGATTCCTGCCTTCATTGCCTGCGGCATCATCACGGGGCTTTTGAACGTCGCGCTCAAGACTTTTCCTGCGCTTGCCGCGACGCCTTATGCCGCACTTCTCGGGCTCATGGGAAATGCCGTCTTCTTCGGCATGAACATCCTCGTCGGCGTCAACGCCGCGAAGGAATTCGGAGGATCGCCCATGCTTGGCGGCACGCTCGCCGTCATCCTCTCGCATCCGGGACTCGCTGCCATTTCCTTAGATGGTTTCTCCTTCGTACCGGGGCGCGGCGGCATCATCGCCGTCCTCCTCGTCACGGCCCTCGCGGCATGGCTCGAAAAGAAGCTGCACCGCCATGTGCCAGAGATGCTCGACCTCTTCCTCACGCCGCTGCTCGTGCTTCTCATCGCAGGTCTTGCCGCCCTCTTCATCCTGCAGCCCTTGGGCGGCGTCCTCTCCGAGTGGGTCGGCCAAGCTGCGACTGCAGCCATCGACAAGGGCGGCGCCTTGACGGGCTTCGTGCTTGGCGCGGCGTGGCTGCCGATGGTCATGCTCGGCGTACATCAGGCATTGACGCCCATTCATGCGGAGCTTCTCTCACGCTACGGCGTGACCATCCTGCTCCCCGTGCTCGCCATGGCGGGCGCAGGTCAGGTCGGCGCAGCGCTCTGCGTCTATTGCCGAACAAGAAGCGCCTTCCTCAGGAAGACTGTGGCGACGGCTCTTCCCGTCGGCGTTCTCGGCATCGGCGAGCCGTTGATCTACGGTGTTACACTGCCGCTCGGACGCCCCTTCCTTGGGGCCTGCATCGGCGGCGCGTTTGGCGGTGCCGTGCAGGCGGCCTTCATGGTCGGCGCCGCCGCCATGGGCATCTCCGGATTGCCGCTCGCCGCCGTCACGGACAAAGTCGCCATTTACCTCATCGGTCTTCTGACCGCTTATGCCGCAGGCTTTCTCGCTACTTGGCTGCTCGGCTTCCAAGACCCCGAAGAGCCATCAAACTAA